A genomic window from Colletotrichum destructivum chromosome 7, complete sequence includes:
- a CDS encoding Putative LAS seventeen-binding protein, giving the protein MFSQKKPYSAVTVSIETLTAETYEEDDLSGIPDLVEVIKLQASGPGEAARAIRKKLKYGNVHRQLRALTILDGLIQNAGPRFQRAFADETLLERLRVCGTSDLSDPDVKKKCTELFRSWSQYKSTPGLERIAKLHQELPKRKVAVTQERSKAVRETENPFGEEEEDKPSSPTGRAGESSQPQRTPYLPYGDSPNASTTSGHAKSSSRSGSSFFGSSKDKSKKKDKDKKGKRKPFNLELEKDAMKGAIAESSIAVTNLTNHLQTINRERERISENPQAVEQFEGCKQLRRKVLRYIHHVESEEWLGSLLRANDELVTALMTFEQLDRSIDADSDSDDELAEQAHIYRMVSEKGKQSMSPPPPDVSGLSISHTPSPRPPPPPRPVPRSRPAPAPPAAPPAPAKPPRPPVQQVQPDSDEEDDDDPFADKNALETPATERTEPRW; this is encoded by the exons ATGTTCTCTCAG AAGAAGCCGTACTCGGCCGTTACGGTGAGCATCGAGACGCTCACCGCCGAGACGTACGAAGAGGATGACTTGAGCGGCATTCCCGACCTCGTGGAAGTCATCAAGCTTCAGGCGTCCGGCCCTGGAGAAGCCGCCCGCGCCATCCGCAAGAAGCTCAAGTACGGCAATGTTCACCGCCAGCTCAGAGCTTTGACCATCTTGGATGGCCTCATCCAGAACGCCGGCCCTCGTTTCCAGCGTGCTTTCGCTGACGAGACCCTGCTGGAACGCCTGCGAGTTTGCGGAACATCCGACCTGTCTGACCCGGATGTCAAGAAGAAATGTACCGAACTCTTCCGCAGCTGGTCTCAGTACAAGAGCACTCCCGGTTTGGAGCGCATCGCCAAGCTGCACCAA GAACTGCCTAAACGCAAGGTCGCCGTCACCCAGGAGAGGTCCAAGGCTGTTCGGGAGACGGAGAACCCGtttggcgaggaagaggaggacaAGCCTTCCTCGCCCACGGGCCGTGCAGGGGAGTCCTCCCAGCCGCAGCGCACGCCCTATCTGCCATATGGCGATTCTCCCAACGCCAGCACCACCTCTGGCCACGCCAAGTCTTCGTCCCGGTCCGGGAGCTCTTTCTTTGGCTCGTCCAAAGATAAGAGCAAGAaaaaggacaaggacaagaagggAAAGCGCAAGCCCTTCAACCTGGAGTTGGAGAAGGATGCCATGAAGGGCGCCATTGCCGAGAGTTCCATCGCTGTCACCAACCTGACCAACCATCTCCAGACCATTAACCGCGAGAGGGAGCGCATCTCGGAGAACCCGCAAGCTGTTGAGCAGTTTGAAGGTTGCAAGCAGCTCAGGCGGAAAGTCTTACGCTAC ATCCACCATGTTGAATCGGAGGAGTGGCTCGGCAGCCTTCTGAGAGCCAACGATGAGCTGGTCACCGCCCTCATGACGTTCGAGCAACTCGACCGGTCCATTGACGCCGACAGTGATTCTgatgacgagcttgccgAGCAGGCTCACATCTACCGAA TGGTCTCCGAAAAGGGCAAGCAATCCATGTCTCCACCCCCTCCCGACGTTTCTGGTCTGAGCATCAGCCacacgccgtcgcctcgtccgcctcccccACCCCGCCCGGTTCCGAGGTCGAGacccgctcccgctcctccCGCCGCGCCACCTGCGCCGGCGAAGCCCCCCAGACCTCCTGTCCAGCAGGTTCAGcccgactcggacgaggaggacgacgatgacccGTTCGCCGACAAGAACGCGCTCGAGACCCCAGCCACCGAAAGGACAGAGCCAAGATGGTGA